The Kordia sp. SMS9 DNA window GAAGTGGCGTTTGTATTAGGAGATCCAGCGTTTTTTGGCGACGATGTAGTACAAAGTTTAACGGAACTGGCAGAAGGCTTGGGCGCAAAAGCAAGCATCTATCGCCAAGATGAACCACTAGGAACTGGTCACGCCATTATGTGTGCGAAAGATTCACTATCTGGTCCAGCAGTCATCGCGTATGCAGATACCTTAATTCGTGCCGATTTCAATCTGGACAAAGATGCAGACGCTGCCATTTGGGTAAAACAAGTAGACAAACCCGAAGCGTATGGAGTTGTGAAACTAAACAATCACAATGAAATCGTAGAATTGGTAGAAAAGCCAGCCGAATTTGTCTCAGATTTAGCCGTGATCGGAATCTACTATTTCAAAGATGTAGCGGTATTAAAAGAAGAATTACAATACGTATTAGACAACAATATCATTCACGGTGGCGAATACCAAATCAATGACGGAATCAAAGGAATGATGGCAAAAGGACGTCGTTTTGTTACGGGAAAAGTAGATGAATGGATGGACTGTGGAAACAAAAACGTCACCATAGAAACCAACGGAAAAATGCTAGGCTTTTTACAAGCTGATGGCGAAAAATTAGTAGCAGATTCTGCTCAAATCATCAACTCTGAAATCATTTCGCCTTGCTACATTGGTGAAAATGTTGTGATTAAAAATGCGACGGTTGGACCAAATGTTTCTGTGGGAGACAACACCACATTAGAAAACGTAACTCTTAAAAATAGCTTAATACAAACCAATACTACCGTAAAAAATGCTAATTTAGACGAAGCAATGATCGGAAACCATGCAACATTTGACGGAAGCTTTACGAAAATAAGCATTGGCGATTATTCAAGCTTGGAATAATAATTGAAGACAAATACACATGAAAAAAATTGTATTACTATTATGTATTTTTATAAGTTTTCAAACCTTTGCACAGCATGGCTGGACAGAAGGAACGCTGTATTTAAAAAACGGAACCGAAAAAAATGGACTCATTAAGTTTCCAAGAGTTTCAAAAAATCTAATTTCTTTCAGTGGAAAACAAAAAGTAAAATTCAAAACAAACAAAAAGGCAAAAAAAGAACAATTCGATCACAAACAAGTAGATAAAATTGTCTTTACGTATGCTAATTCGGAAACTGCTGTTTACAAATACATTACAGTTTCTAAAAACACACACGAGCTTTTTAAGCTTATTACTAAAGGAAATGCAACCTTATATGCCCGAAGTGTCAGTTATACATCATCGCCAGCAGTATTTCATCCTGGAACGATGCAGCCCATAATGTATGACTTTAATGATTTTGATGAATTTTATGTATTAAAAAAAGGTGAAAAAATAGCACAACCTTTAATCACCATGCGTATTTCTAGATCGTTTAAAAAAAGAGCGATGGAATATTTTGCCGATTGTCCAAGTATAGTAGCGAAACTAAAAAACAAAACTTACAGAAAACAAGATGTAGAAACAGTTATAAAAGCGTATAATAATTGCAATTAAACTAAAAGACAGATGAAAAAATACATGTACATACTTTTACTCTCAGGAATATTCACGTTTATTCCTAAGTATGTGCATGCGCAAGAAGAAGAAAGTGCCGAAATATCGCTAGAAGAAAACATTGACGAATTTCAAGAACATTTCTTTGAAGCCTTAAAACAACGCGGTATTGAAAACTACGATCGCGCTGTGGACGCATTGCTAAAATGTCAAAAAATTGACGACAATGCGACCATCGCTTTTGAATTGGGGAAAAACTACTTTTCGCTGAAAGACTATGAAAAAGCGAAAGAATCGTTTCAAAAAGCAGTCAACAAAAAACCACAAAACCAATGGTATCTTACTGGCTTATTCAACGTGCAAGTCAAAATGGGTGAACGTGAAGAAGCCATAGAAACGGGTAATAAAGTCGTTCGACTCAATTCTGGTTTTAGAGAAGATGTAGCCAAAGTCTATGTGAGCATGCGCGAATATAAAAAAGCACTCAAAGAACTCGAAAAACTTCAAAAAGATGGCGGACTGACTTTTACAGCTGCAAACATGAAAGACATGTTGGAAAAGCAAGTAAAACGCAAACGCAAATCTGACGGTAAAGTTGCCGAGGTTATTGACCAAACCCCAACACCAAGAGTTAGAGGTGACGGGAAAATCATAGATCAAGTAAAAGATGCGTTGCAAACCAAATCCTATGAAGCAGCCAATAGACTTGCAAAAATGGGCTTAAACGACTTTCCTTCGCAACCAAAACTCTATTTATACAATGCAAAGGCATTAACTGCGTTAAAAGAATATGGAAAAGCGATAGAAATGCTAGAAATTGGCTTGGATTACATTGTTGATGATGCCGCGCTTGAAAAAGAATTCTATCAAACTTTTGCAGCTGCGTATAAAAAAATGGGCAACTCCAAAAAGGAAAATTTCTATCGTAAAAAAATACAATAAACGTTCGCGTGAACTAAAAAACACACACTTGAAAA harbors:
- a CDS encoding lipopolysaccharide assembly protein LapB: MKKYMYILLLSGIFTFIPKYVHAQEEESAEISLEENIDEFQEHFFEALKQRGIENYDRAVDALLKCQKIDDNATIAFELGKNYFSLKDYEKAKESFQKAVNKKPQNQWYLTGLFNVQVKMGEREEAIETGNKVVRLNSGFREDVAKVYVSMREYKKALKELEKLQKDGGLTFTAANMKDMLEKQVKRKRKSDGKVAEVIDQTPTPRVRGDGKIIDQVKDALQTKSYEAANRLAKMGLNDFPSQPKLYLYNAKALTALKEYGKAIEMLEIGLDYIVDDAALEKEFYQTFAAAYKKMGNSKKENFYRKKIQ
- a CDS encoding sugar phosphate nucleotidyltransferase, which codes for MKIIVPMAGRGSRLRPHTLTVPKPLIPIAGKPIVHRLVSDIAKVLGEPIEEVAFVLGDPAFFGDDVVQSLTELAEGLGAKASIYRQDEPLGTGHAIMCAKDSLSGPAVIAYADTLIRADFNLDKDADAAIWVKQVDKPEAYGVVKLNNHNEIVELVEKPAEFVSDLAVIGIYYFKDVAVLKEELQYVLDNNIIHGGEYQINDGIKGMMAKGRRFVTGKVDEWMDCGNKNVTIETNGKMLGFLQADGEKLVADSAQIINSEIISPCYIGENVVIKNATVGPNVSVGDNTTLENVTLKNSLIQTNTTVKNANLDEAMIGNHATFDGSFTKISIGDYSSLE